Within Sorangiineae bacterium MSr11367, the genomic segment GAAGCTCGTATTGAGCGCGTTGGACCCGGCCTGGGTGTACGGTGCAGCACCTCGCGCATCGGCGATGCTCGTCAGGCTGGCGTTGCCGCTCCACGACTGCCAATACGGTGTCCAGTGTGCCTCGTCGAGCTGCGCGCGGAAGCCTGCCAAGCGCGCACCCGCGGCCCACAGACTCGGGTGGTTCCGCTCCGCCAGGGCGAGGCACTCCGCCAGCGTGTACTGCCGCGGCCTGGACGCATGCGCGCCATCGCCCGCCGTGGCGGCGGGCGCCGTCTGTGCGGCGAGCACGGCGCCACCCGCGATGAACGCAGCAAGAACGAAGGAGAGACGTCTACGCATCCGGGCCATCCAAGCGCGCGGAATCCTAGTACGGTGCGCAGGCACCGTACCAGTGTGGTCTTCCGCCGTTCGCGCCGATCTCAGCCTTCGGCGAGGAGGCGCTCGATCGTCCGCGTGGTCATCGTCCCCTCGATCATCTCGCGATCGTTCAGGAGGCGCTTGTGCAGCTCGATGTTCGTGCGGATCCCGCCGACGATGAACTCGTCGAGGGCGTGGCGCATGCGCGTGATCGCTTCCGCGCGGGTGGGCGCGTGCACGATCAGCTTGGCCAGCAGCGAGTCGTAGTGCGCCGGCACGCGCCAGCCACCGTACACGCCCGAGTCGACCCGCACGCCGGTGCCACCGGGCGGGTAGTACTCGGTGATGAGCCCAGGCCAGGGGGCGAAGGTGCGCGGATCCTCTGCGTTGACGCGGCACTCGATGGCGTGCCCGCGCAGCGGCCAGGTGCGCGTATCCGGCAGATCCAGCTTTTCGCCCGCGGCGGCGCGGATCTGCAGCTGCACGAGGTCCAAGCCCGTGATGGCCTCGGTGACGGGGTGCTCGACCTGGACGCGGGTGTTCATCTCGAGGAACGAGAGGCTGCCCTGCTCATCCATGATGAACTCGAGCGTGCCCAGCGAACGGTACCCGGTTTCGAGGATGGCCTTGCGAATGACCTCGCCCACCTCGGCGCGTTTTTCCGGGGTCATCGCGGGGGAGGGGGCCTCCTCGATGACCTTCTGGTGGCGGCGCTGCATGGAGCACTCGCGCTCGCCCAAGACCCAGACGCCGCCGTGATGATCGGCCAGCACCTGGAACTCGATGTGGCGCGGCCGCTCCATGAATTTCTCGAGGTACACGTCGGGGTTCTTGAACCCCGTCTCGGCTTCGTGGCGCGCGCTGGCGAAGGCCGACTCGACCTCCGACTCGCTGCGCACGATGCGCATGCCGCGCCCGCCGCCACCGCCCGATGCCTTGAGGATGACGGGGAAGCCGACGCGCTGGGCCTCGGCGATCGCATGCTTCGCGTCGCGCAAGACCTCGCTGCCTTGGAGCAGCGGCAGGCCGAAACGTACCGCGTTGGAACGCGCGGTGACCTTGTCGCCCCACGCGCGCATCGCCTCGGGGGAGGGGCCGATGAAGGTCACGCCGCACTTCTTGCAGAGGCGCGCGAACTCGGCATTCTCCGACAGAAAGCCATAACCTGGGTGAATGGCTTCGGCCGCCGTGATCTCTGCGGCGCTGATGATCGCGGGGACGTGCAGGTAGCTCTTCGTCGCCGGACCGGGGCCGATGCACACCGCGCGATCGGCGAAGCGCACGTGCAGTGCGCGCTCGTCGGCCTCGGAGTAAACGGCCACCGTTTCGATCCCCATCTCGCGGCAAGCGCGCATGATGCGGATCGCGATTTCGCCGCGGTTGGCGATGAGAATGCGCTTGAACATGCGCGTGCCTCAGGCCTTTTGAATGCGGAAAAGCTTCTGTCCGAACTCGACCGCCTTGCCGCTCTGCACGAAGATCTCGACGACGGTGCCGGAGCAGTCGGCTTCGATCTCGTTCATGAGCTTCATCGCTTCGACGATGCAGAGGGTCTGTCCGGGGCGGATGACGGAGCCTTTTTCGACGAAGGCCGGCGCCTCCGGGCTCGGGGCACGGTAGAACGTGCCGACGAAGGGGCTCGTGATGTCGACGGTGTCGCCCCCGGCCTCGGCCGGTGCTTCCGCCGCGCGACCAGGTGCAATGTTGGCCGAGGCGAGCGTTGCGGGCGCGGCATGCGGTGCAGCCACGGCAGCGTAGGCTGCAGGCGACACCACGTGACCACGCACGATGCGCAGGCGGACCTTTTCGTCCTCGTGCTCGAACTCGGCGATGTCTTTTTGGGTCAGTACGTCGAGCAGCTCGCGCAGCTTATCGATATCCACAGTCACTTGGACCTCCCGCCGTCGTTGGACCATATTTTCAAGGAAGAGACCAGGCCCGCGAGCGCCAGCAGGTAGCTTTCCCCTCCGAACCCGGCCACTCGGCCGAGGCAAGCCGGTGCGACACGCGAACGCCTGCGAAAGCTTTCACGCGCGTCAGGGTTCGAAAGATGAACCTCGACACACGGGATGCCCGTTGCGCGCAGCGCGTCGTAAATGGCGATCGACGTGTGCGTGTAGGCGCCCGGGTTGAGCAGGATGCCGTCGAAATGGCCGGGCGCTTCCCCGATCCACGTGACGATCTCGCCCTCGTGGTTCGTCTGCCGCCCGACGAAGGTGCACCCGAGCTCACGTGCTCGGGTGTCGAGGCGCGCATGGATGTCCGCAAGCGTTTCCGTCCCATAGATCTCCGGCTCGCGCGTGCCGAGCAATTGGAGATTGGGCCCCGAGATGGTCAGAATGCGGAAGGTGCTGCCCGTGGCGCGTTTCTCGCGTGGCATCAGAGCTCGGCCAGAAGCTTGGGCGCGGCGGCCCGCATCAAATAGCGCCCCTTGCCGAAGTTGCCGTTGGGGGCGATGGCCAGGGCCAGGAAGTACGTATCGCCGAGTAGGCGGATGACCGTGATCATCTTGTCCGTTCCCACGGAGATCTCGTGCGTCGATCCGGCCTCCACCATTTCGGCGGCACGCTTGATTTGCCCGAGCACCACGCCGAACTCGATGCCAACGGTATTGATGTCGAACGGGGCGCCGTCCTTCGTGTAGCTCTCGACCGCGATGCCGCTCGAGTCCATCAAGATGCCCGCGATTCCCCCATCCGTCTGCTCCACGATGTCACGCAGCGCTTCTTTGAACATGCGCCCAAGGTAAAAGGTAGGGAGTGTGCGGGTCAATCACGGTGAATGTCGTAACCTTGACCAGCGCGAGAGTGGCGGTCTAACGTCGCGTGGCACGCGGGCCAATTTCGGCCGAGCTTCCTCCCTGTTTTGACGTTGGCGTTTAGCTCTCATGCGTTCAAAAGCTGGGGATCCTCCCCGCACCATGGCCGAAAAAATCTTGGCCGGTCGCGCCGCGGGGCCGGCGCGGGCCAAGCACGAGGTTGACGTCAAAGTCGACCAGGTCGTGCTGGTGCGTGACCCGAGGCGTGCTCTCGCAGAAGGGGTTGCCGCCGGGCTGAAAAAAGCCAGCCCAGAGGTTTCGATCGCGTACGACACCGTTTGCGTGCGCGATCCGTCGTCGCCCGCGCCGCTCGCGACCGAGGCGTTGTCCCACGGATTGTCCGTCGCACGGGCCGGGGCGGGGTTTCCGGCGCCGGTGCACCTCGAACGATTCGCCTCGCCCGCGCGCCTGGCGGTGACCGACGAACCGCGCCTCGCGGCGTTGGGGGGCGTGGGGATGCTGACCTGGGTCGTGCCGCCGTCCGCGTTGGGGCATGCGCTCGCCCGTGGCCGGGTGCGGCTTCGGCCCCCGCGCAGCATTCAAGTGCAGCTCACGGGAAAGCTGCGTCCCTTCGTCGGGGCGCGCGATGTCGCGTTCGAGTGGATTCGCCGCGATCTCGCCGGCATCGTGCAGCGCGTGGCGACATCCAGCGAGTCGCCGGTGGTGCTCGAATTCGGCGGGCCCGGTGCGCGGTTTCTCTCCGTCGCGGAGCGCGCGATCCTGTGCGCCGTGGCACCGCACGTGGGGGCCGTCGGTGCGCTCTTCGGAAGCGACGAGCGCACGGAGGTCTTCCTTCGCGACGAGCGCCGATCGAAGGCGCACCGCTCCCTGGCACCCGATGCGGGGGCGCCCTTCGAGGAGGTCGTCTCGCTGGATCTCGGCGCGGTCGACCCGCTGGTGCGGCATCAAGGATCCATCGTGCCGGTGCGCGAGCTCGCGGGAAAACCCGTGTCACAGGTTCTCCTCGGCGGCGACACCGGTTCGACGCTGCGGGAGCTCTTCGTGGTGGCCACCTTGCTCAAATCGAAGCGCGTGCCCAAAGGCCTCGATTTTCTCCTGGCCGCGCCCTCGCGGCAGATGCTCGAGGTGCTCGCGGAGTCGGGGGCGCTGGCCGATCTCATCGCCACCGGCGCGCGCCTCGTCGAGCCGGATCCACGCATCGCGACGGGCCTCCTCTATCCGCCGCCCGGCCCGGGACTCAGCCTCACCACGTGCGAACCCGAGGGCCCGGCCAACGTCGTCGTGGCCTCCGCCGAGACCCTGGCCTACGCCGTCGCCACGGGAAAAATAGGCGATCCACGCGCCTTCAAGCGCCCGGTGCGGGTCACCGTTCCACGCGTGCTGCCCACGGACGACGTCTTCGTCAGCCGGTAGCCACCCACACCGGTCTAGCTGTGTCTAGCTAGACGTAGGGATTCTTCTCGTGCCCTCGCGCTGCCGTGCGCGCGCTGGAGAAGGCCACGTAGAGAACCTGCCCATCCCTACCGCGTACGATTTCCGCCGGGGAACGGCGCTGCGAAACCACGTTTTCATGGGCTCCCAGCATGATCACGAGGCGTTGAAAGCCTTCACCTCCCAGGTCGATTCCGACCAAGTGTCCGCTCGAGTCGAGCAATAAATCGACGTTGCCCTGGAAGCGTTGGTGAATCTCACCAGTTTGGCAGACGACCCGATACGTATCCGAAGCGCCATCGTACGAGGTGGCCACAGCGCGCTCTTCACGAACCATACGCCAATGCTACGATGACGAGCGGAATGTCGAAAGCGCGGCTGACACGTCAGGAGCTAGGCTGGCTGCTCACCCAAGAAGCCGCCGGTGCGGCGGAACGGTTGCGCATGGGGGTGCAGGTCCTCAATGCCTCCGGGGCCGCGGCCGACGTCGAGCCGGCCTCGCTCGACGCCACGCTGAATGCGCTCGATGACGCGATGAAGATGCTTTCGTCGCTGCATTCGCGGCCTTCGGCGGTGCGCGGGCGGCGCGGTCGCATCGACCTCGCGGCGCTCATCTGGGAGGTGGCCCCCGAGGCGCGCGTCTCCATCGAGCCGGGTAGCGGGACCGAGGTGTTCGGCGACGAGGCGGAAATCCGCCGCATGCTCCACGTGTTGGTCGGGCAGGGGACGGGCGGCGGCGCCGCCATCACCATCCGGCGCGAAGAGGACGAAGTGCGCGTGGGCGTCGTTCTCGGTCCGGACAGCTCGGTCACCGCCGACACGGAGCGCGCCTGGATGAGCCGCATGGCCGTGCGCTACGGCGGGCGCTACGAGCTCGAGGGCGGGGCCGAAGTGCTGAGCCTCCCTGCCGACGGCGTCTCCGAGCGCAACGAGCGCGAGGCGTTGCGCAAAGAGCTCGACGAGGCGCGCAAGCAGGGCGAAGCCTACGCGCGCGAGCTCGCGCAGGTGTACACGCAGGACGCGGCGGCCGGGGGCATGCCCTCCACCGTTCCTCCGCCGCACCCCTCGCAGCCTGCGGCCGAGCGCCTCGCGGCCCTGAGCCGTTTTTCGGCGGGCGTTGCGGCCGAGCTCCGATCCATCTTGTCCCCGGCAGCGCGCCAGCTTCCGGCGCGCTCCGGGCGCTCTTCTCAGCCGCAGCTTGGTCAAGTGGTCGGGCAGTCGAGCCCGTCGAACATTGCCCTGGCCGAGAATCCGGAGGAGCGCTGGGAGGTGGTGCGACGCGCCTTGGTGCGTGCGCAGGATTTCGTCGGCGGGCTCGCACACCTCGGCGAATTGGACAGCGAAGAGGCGCACACGGAGGTCGACCTGGTGGAGACCGCGCGCTCCGTCGTCTCGGCCCTTTCGGGTCGCGCAGATCGCTCGGGTGTCTTGCTCCAAGTGGCCACGCGCCTCGAGGGCATCTCGCCGGCGTCACACGAGCGCGATGCGCGCGATCCAAAGGAAAGCGAGCGCGCACCCGTTTCCGAGCGCAGTCGCGGAGAAGAGCTCCCGGTGCGCACGGCCCCCCGTGCACTATCCGTGCTGCTTCGCGAGCTCGTGGGCCAAGCCATCGCCTCGTCACCGCGCGGTGCCAGTGTGATCATCTCCATCACCAACGACGAAACCGACGGCGCGCGCATCACCGTGGAGGACGCCGGCGCCCCGCTTCCTGCCTCGGCGCGTCGCTCCTTCGTAGGGCTCGACATCGAACCGGGCACACACGGTCGCGCGACCAGCGTGCCGCTTTACGTGGCCAACGAGATAGCCGGTTGGTTGGGCGTCTCCCTGGAGCTCGCCGATGCCGAAGCCGGCGGCGTGCGCATCATCGTCACGTTTCCGAAAGCAACGCTAGCGCGCTGACGCGTCGAGTGGAGCGAACGCCAAAGGCTGGCGCGCCTGCCACAATCGATCGACTTTTGCGCGCAGTCGGCGATAATCGCCGAAAATTCGATGCGCATCCTCATCGTGGAAGATTCGGATTCCGTCAGCAAAATGATCGAGGCCCTCGTGAAAGGGCGTGGCCACCTGGTGCAAACGGCGGCTTCCGGCCCGCGTGCGCTCGAATTGGCCATTACCACCGAGCCCGATCTGGTCCTGCTCGATCTACATCTTTCCGGCTCGTACGACGGCTTCGAAGTGTGCCGCCGCCTCCGCGCCGATGCGCGCACGGAGGCGGTTCCCATCGTCATCATCAGCGCCTTGGACGATAGCGAATCGAAACAACGCGCACTCGAAACCGGCGCAAACGCCTATTACACGAAGCCGTTCAGCCCCATGGCGCTGCTCAAAGAGATTGAAGGCTTTCAGTCTCGAATCGGTTAGTAACCGCTAACAGCGATTTCTAAAGCTGCCCCAATAGCTTTTTGGCGCGCTCGGAAGCGAAATCGATGAGGCCTTGGGCCTCGTCCGACGGAATTTTCAGTTTTTCCACCAATTTGACGAGGAAGTCGCGTTCGGCTTCGCCTTGTTCGCCGTCGACATAAGACAGCAAAACCGCATGTTGCAGGAGGATCCGTCGGTCGTCCGCCGATAGCTCTTGAAGCTCGATATCGTCGAGGGTCTTCTTTTCTTTGGCGTATTCGAGAACCTGCGTTCGTTCTTCGTCCGTCGCGTTGAAGGCGACCAGCAGTGCTTCCAGTGTTGCTTCTTCTTTCTCGGCGAATACGTCGTCCGCCCACGCCACCGGAACCAGTGCTTTGATGATGGCCAGATCTTCCTCGTGCATCCCCTTACTCCTTCGAGAGCTATCCCTGCCTATAGCACTTACTTCGCGCTGACCCGGGCCTTTCGTGCAACTTCGCCGCCCGGTGGCGATACCTCGACGAATTCGTTCTGACCGATGTGCAAGCGTTTCCGATAGGTAAACGGTCCGGCTACCAAGATATCGACGTCCGAATCACACGCGAGTTGGTCAATCGTGGCCTCGGGCCCGAGGCCCGCAAGCAGCCAAATTTCCGCGCTTCGCGGCGTTGAAACGATGTGAACCGTGCCAGGCGCGCCATGGCCGCCAACTTCGCTGCCCGGTTCTCCCGGGGGCCACGGATCGATTGCACCGGATTTCGCGCGCGACTTTTCCAGCTCGATGGTCATTTCGTAGCGTGGCTTGCCGGACCCGGCGTCCCATGCCGCACGTGCCGGAATGACGGCCCGTTTTGGGGCGAATCCCTCGCCGGTGGCCACGAATTCCAGGCGTGCGCCAACCGGCATGCGCGGCACCTCGAGCGGCGTCTGGCCGGCGCGAACCAGGAGCTCTGCACGGGGCGGGGCATCGGTGATGATCACCGTCGCTTTGCACGGCCTCGGAGGTCGCGCGGAAGGCCCCGGCTCGAGGGCGGCTTTTTCCACCGGGAACGTGGCCGGCGTGCGCGAACCCGAGCGCAGGATCCACGCGAGCACCACGGCCCCCACGGCGAGCACCGCCACGGCCGCCACGATGATCCCGATGCGCTTTGCAGCCTGCCTTTGCCCCGGTCCTTGTCCTGGCGCCGTGAGCGCCTGCCCCCGGCTGGAAAGCGGTGCGGAAAGCGGCGCGGACGCCGACGCCCGCGTCGACGACACCGGCTCGCGGGTGCTCGCCGGGAACGTGCCCGCGGGGGTCTTTGCCGAGGCAGGGGCGGGGACGGGCACGGGCATCGGGAGAGATGCGGGGTGAATTGGGGGAGGCGTGGGGGTGAGGCCCGCGATTTCCTTGAGGTCGCGCGAGACCACGGCATCCGAGCGCGGGCCCTCCACCTCGAAGGCCGAAAGCAGGCTATCCACCTCGTCCCGCGGGCGCGACTTGCGCCCGTCGGCGGTGGTGCGGCCCGCCTGCCCCGGATACGACGGTTGCGAGCCGCGGATGCTGCGGCGCTGTTGCGCGTCCGGCGGGATCGAAGCATTGCGGCCGACGCCCAACGTGACCCGTTTTACCTCACGCGCGAGCCGCGCCAGCGCCCGCCGGCCCGCGGCTCGGTTCACCGGAACGAGCGCGGCCTCGAGCTCCTGCGCCAGCGAAGCGATGCCCGCGCCCGCCTCTTTTTTCGCCGCCGCATCGAGCGCGGGCGTTTGCGAGCCGCTCGCCTCGAGCAGCCGCTGCAAAAGACTGCGGATTGATTCCTCCGCTTTGTCGGTCGCGGCGTCGTTTCGCTTTTGGCGCACGAGGGCCACGGTGCCCTCGTCGCCGATATAAACCTGGCGCGGATCGACTTCCCCCGGCGCGCCGCCGGCCCCTTCGGCGATCTCGAGCGCGAGGTAACCCGCGAGCTCGGGCGCCAGAGGCACACGCTTGGCGCTCACGACCGCGAACACCTCCTCTAGGGTGATCGAGGATTCGAGCGGACCGCTCATGTGCACATCCCTTACTTACTGTCTGAAGAGCGACCCAAAGACCCCGCGCGCGGGGCCATTTTGACCGTTCAGCCTGTCGGACGAACGTTCCGACTCTCGTAACCGTCGAGCAGTTTCTCGACGGAAGCGAGGTTGTTCTCGATGGCTTCTTGGACGATGGAGGTCATCACCTGGCTCGAGCCTTTGAGCGCCTCGTAATACCGCTGGCGTTCGGTCGAGTGGACGATGGAAGGCGGATACCCGCTCCGCAGAAGGAGCAAGTTCATGAACAGGCGCGCCACCTTGCCGCTGTCGAGCTGGAAGGGAAAGACGCGCAAAAGATCGTAATGTGCGCGAGCGGCCACGCGCACGCCCGTTCGGGTGCGCCGCGTTTCCGGGTCGTTCACCCAATCGATGACTTGCCGCACCTTGTAATTGATTTTATCGGGCGGCGCATACTCGTGGAAATAGAGACGGTGCTGCGGAATGTCCTTCCGGTAACGCACCGTTTTTACGTCCCCTTCCTCGGGATGGAGGGTGACGTAGATTTTCTTCACGACGTCGACCGTGATGGGCAGACGGCGGCGAACCGCATAATCGCGAATGAAGTGCAGCGCCTCGCGATGCCGGCGAATCTCCTCGCAGACCGGCTGCATTCCCGAGTCGGCCGTGATCGCGGCGTTCGGGTCGATGGCCGTCTTCAGCTCTTGGAAGGTGTAGACCACCCCTTCCAGCGCACTGTCGTGGTAGATCCACGACATGTCGAGGTTTTCCCGATAAGCCAGTTGGAAGTCCGCATCCGCCTTCTGCAGCCGTTCTTCAAGCAGTTGGGTGCGTTCTTCCACCGAAAGCGCTTTCGGCGGCGGTTCCGGGGGGGGCGCGATTGGTTTTTTCTTGGCTGTATTTTTCGTAGGCATAGGCCGGCCGGCGCCAGCGGCTGAGGCGGGTTTGGAAGCGAATACAGGCTAGTCGGACGGTACAAGAGAGGTCAAGGATTGCCCCAATGTTGGTTCAACTCCAGGTTCGAAACCTCGTTCTTATCGAAAATCTCGTGCTAGAGCTTCGCGGCGGTTTCAACGTCCTGACCGGTGAGACGGGCGCCGGTAAGTCGATGATCATCGACGCTTTGTCCCTAGTTTTGGGGGGTCGGGCACGAGCCGATCTCATCCGTGCAGGCGCCCGAGAGGCCGAAGTCGAGGCACTCTTCGAGATTCCTGCAGGATCCCGAGTGCTTGCGAAGCTGGAAGCCGCCGGGATCCCCTTCGATGGTAGCACGGGTGCGGGCGTCGCCCTGGTGGTCCGGCGGCTTCTGCAGTCCGAGGGCGGCGAAAACCTCCGGACCCGCGCCTATGTGAATGGCCGTCTCTGTACAGCAGCTCAGCTGGCCGAGTTGGCACCGGACCTTTGCGACATCGCCTCGCAGCACGAGAGCGTGAGCCTGACGGACCCGGCCACCCACGTGGAGTACCTGGACGCGTTTGGCAAGCTCGACGCTGTCCGGGATGCGCTCGCGGAAGAGGTGGATGCGCTCGCCACGGTGGTGAAGGAGCTCGAGGCGGTGCGGGAGTCGGAGCGCGGGCGCGCGGAGCGGGAGGACTTCCTCGCGTTCCAATTGCGCGAGCTCGATGAGCTTTCACCCGAAGCCGGCGAGGAGACCCTGCTCGATCACGAGCGTGCGCGCCTTCGCCATGCCGAGCGCCTCACGCAGGCGACGGCCACCACGGCCGAGCGCCTTTACGAAGGGGAGGGCGCCATCTGCGACGAGCTCGGGCGCCTGGCGGCGGACGTCGACGGTGCCGCGTCGCTCGATGGCTCGCTGGCACCGCTGGCCCGCCAGATCGAGTCGGCGCGCTCGGAGCTGGCCGATGCGGCCCGCGCGCTCGCGCGCTACGCCGAGGGCGTCGAGGTCAATCCGCAGCGCCTGTCGGAGGTGGAGGAGCGGCTCTTTCGGCTGCAAAAGCTTCTGCGAAAGCACGGCCCCACGACGACGGAGCTTCTGGTCCACCGAGACACCTTGCGCCGTGAGCTCGATGGGCTCGAAGGCTCCAGTGCACGCGCGGCGGAGCTCGAGTCGGTTCGCGATGCACGTCTCAACAAGGCTTCGTCGCGGGCGCGCACCCTCTCGCAGCGACGGCGTCAAGCCGCGGAGAAGCTGGCCGATGCCGTGGGGCGCGAGCTTGCCCAGCTGGGGATGGGCCGGGCACGCGTGGTCGTCGAGGTGGCGCCCATCGCCACCGGCTCCGCCGAAGCGAGCCTGCAGATCGACGGTGCGCGCCTCACGCGCAGCGGCATCGATCGGGTCGAGTTCCTCATCGCGCCCAACAAAGGCGAAGAGCCGAAACCGATGCGCCGCATCGCCAGCGGCGGCGAGCTCTCACGTGCGCTCCTCGCGATAAAGCGCGTCCTCGCCGAAAAGGGCCCCGCGGGCCTCTACGTCTTCGACGAGGTGGACGCAGGCGTCGGCGGCGCGATCGCCGAAGTCATCGGCCGATCCATCGCCGACGTCGCGCGCCACCGCCAGGTGCTCTGCATCACGCACCTCCCGCAGATTGCGGCACTCGCCGACGGACACCACGTCGTCGGCAAGAGCGAGGTCAAAGGCCGCACCCTCACCACGGTGCGCCCCTTGACCGAAAAGGAGCGCGTGGAGGAGGTGGCCCGCATGATCGGCGGCGTCAAAGTCGGCGAAGCCGCCCGCCGCGCGGCCGAGGAAATGCTCAATACGCGGAAGTAGCTCGGTCACACCACCAAGACGGCCGAGAGGTTCTCCGACAAGCGCAGCGGCTTCTGTCGCTGCGTGAGGATCTCGTAGCCGTCGTGGGTGACAAGGACGGTGTGCTCGAACTGGGCCGAGAGCTCGCCGTCCACGGTGCGGACGGTCCACTTGTCGTCGGCGTCGATCTCCACCTCGTAGCGGCCCAGATTCACCATCGGCTCGACGGTGAAGATCATGCCGGCCTTGAGCCGCTGGCCATCCCCGCGCTTGCCGAAGTGCTTCACCTGCGGCGGTTCGTGAAAGCGTCGGCCGATTCCATGGCCCACGAAGTCGCGCACGACGCTGCAGCCCTGCGCCTCGACGTAGCTCTGGATCGCGTAGCCGATGTCTCCCAGGCGGGCGCCATCGCGTACTTCGGCGATGCCCAGCTCGAGCCCGCGCCGCGCCGATTCGACGACCAAGCGCGCTTCGGGGCTCGGCGTGCCGATGTAAAACGTGGCCGACGTGTCGCCGTGAAAGCCTTTGTAGAGCGTCGTGACGTCGACGTTGATGATGTCGCCGTCCTTCAGGACCTCGCTCCCGGGTATGCCGTGGCACACCACGTCGTTGAGCGACGTGCAGACGCTCTTGGGAAAGCCCTTGTAGTTGAGCGGCGCGGGGGTGGCTCCGCGGCGGATCGTGTCCTCGTGGACGATGGTGTTGATCTCTTCCGTCGTCATCCCGGCGCGAAGCTTCTCGCCCACGAGAACCAGTGTCTCTGCCGCCATCTGCGACGCGATGCGTACGCCTTCGATCTCTTTTGCGCTTTTGATTTCTACACCCACGGTAACCCTCGGTCTTTCCTTAAGGCTCGGCCGCGCGGCTAGGTCAAGACGCGGGGCCTTAAAATTACCAGGCCAAAATCACGAGCCTGCTACTTCGATGCGGTTCCCTCACCGAACGCGGCGGCGGCGCGCACGGCATCCACGACGTCTTTGTTGTCGGGTGCGGCATGAAAGTGCAGCTCGGTATCGCCGTCGGGCCGGACGAACTCGCGCACGAAGACGACGAAAATGCGTCCGTGCAGGCGGTTCTGGAAGTTCTTCACGATGTTGGCCGCGGGGCCCGTGCGCTCGATGCGCAGGTTGAAGTTTTCTCCCGCCGGCGGATGCTCACCTGCAATCTTCTCGATCGGACGCAGTCCCAAATCGTAGCGGGCATCGACCCCGTCGTTCTTGGCGGTGACCGTGTCGACGCGAGCGCGTACGACAGCATCCCCCACCTGCGCACGTTCACGCAGTGCCGAGTCGCTGCGAGGATTCGCTTGCGCCTGACTGAGGCTCAAATCGATGCCCACCGCACGCGGCTCGATGTCATCGTCGAAGAGCTCCGTCGCATGGCCCGAATAGGCAGGCAGCGGGCGCGCGGTCTTGTTCGCACTTGAAGCGGCACCGCCACAACCGAACATTCCGACGGAGGCGATGCTCGAAGTCAAGAGGATCGGTAAGAAGCGCATGGGAGGGCTTTTTACATCATTTTTCGACACTGGCCGTCGAAGTCTTCGAGGGCGGCCATTGCATCCAAAGAACAGCGCGTTGTTTGGTCTCACTCCAGCGCAATGCTAGTCTTGGTGGGGGAACCGGAAGCGGACTGCAGGTTTGCGCGCCGTCGACCCCCACTAGATAGAAGAGGGCAGGGATTTTCATGAAGCATCGTCTCCTTTTCGCCGCCGTCGTTTGCGGGGGTGTGGCTCTTTCTCTGAGCAGCTTGGCCGCGGACACCAAGGCAAGTGCGGCTGCTGCTGCAGCGGTGGAAGCACCGTCGGTGTCTTCGCTCGCGCCGCAGCTCGAGGGCTTCCGTTGGGGCATGAGCCGGGCGGACGTCATCAAGACGCACAACCAACTCGGTGGCGTCTTCGATCGCGAGTACAACCCGCTCCTCATGAAGATGCAGCCCGGCGTGCGCATGCAAGCGCTCGAGTCGGAGCGCGAGACGAGAAAGTTGCAGTTTGCAAAGAGCCTGCACGAGTTCAAGGACGTGCCGAGCGGCTTCGATGCGACGGGCCTCAAGGGCGAGTACAG encodes:
- the recN gene encoding DNA repair protein RecN; translated protein: MLVQLQVRNLVLIENLVLELRGGFNVLTGETGAGKSMIIDALSLVLGGRARADLIRAGAREAEVEALFEIPAGSRVLAKLEAAGIPFDGSTGAGVALVVRRLLQSEGGENLRTRAYVNGRLCTAAQLAELAPDLCDIASQHESVSLTDPATHVEYLDAFGKLDAVRDALAEEVDALATVVKELEAVRESERGRAEREDFLAFQLRELDELSPEAGEETLLDHERARLRHAERLTQATATTAERLYEGEGAICDELGRLAADVDGAASLDGSLAPLARQIESARSELADAARALARYAEGVEVNPQRLSEVEERLFRLQKLLRKHGPTTTELLVHRDTLRRELDGLEGSSARAAELESVRDARLNKASSRARTLSQRRRQAAEKLADAVGRELAQLGMGRARVVVEVAPIATGSAEASLQIDGARLTRSGIDRVEFLIAPNKGEEPKPMRRIASGGELSRALLAIKRVLAEKGPAGLYVFDEVDAGVGGAIAEVIGRSIADVARHRQVLCITHLPQIAALADGHHVVGKSEVKGRTLTTVRPLTEKERVEEVARMIGGVKVGEAARRAAEEMLNTRK
- the map gene encoding type I methionyl aminopeptidase; this translates as MAAETLVLVGEKLRAGMTTEEINTIVHEDTIRRGATPAPLNYKGFPKSVCTSLNDVVCHGIPGSEVLKDGDIINVDVTTLYKGFHGDTSATFYIGTPSPEARLVVESARRGLELGIAEVRDGARLGDIGYAIQSYVEAQGCSVVRDFVGHGIGRRFHEPPQVKHFGKRGDGQRLKAGMIFTVEPMVNLGRYEVEIDADDKWTVRTVDGELSAQFEHTVLVTHDGYEILTQRQKPLRLSENLSAVLVV